The genomic DNA GCACAGCGCCTCAGCGCGTCCATACGCGTGACCCGCACAAGAAAAACGTGGCGGCGACGTCCCATGACAGAACCGGCTCCGCGGTTCTCCTTTGTGGGGATGAAGTAGGGGGTTCTTCAACAGGCCCCAGTGGCGACACGCATGGCAGGCCATGCGCTGGCATGTGCGAGGACGATGAGCGAGGCTGCCAAGGCAGCGACGAGCGTCCGCATAGAGGTCCCTCTCCCGGAATTCGGGTTCCTCCCCTATCTCTGTGTATGTCGGAAACTTGACGAGATGGTTGAGGAGACCGGTGGGCCTGGGCCGGAACCTCCGTGGGGAGAACAGCGTTGACGGGCGTACCGCTCTGAGACACCTGTCCGCCGAGGCGGATTCACCGGCCGTGACGGACTGGCCCATCGTGACCGGCGGATCTTCGAGTTGCTCTTCGGCACCGGGATCCGGCTCGGATCGCCGGTGGCTGTACGGGCGGGATGTGGACCTGAAGGGCGGGGCAGATCGGGCTTGACATCCGGGCCAAATGTCGGAACATTCTTATCTGCGTAACGTTCGCAGATAGGAGCTGCTATGAGAGTAGAAGAAGCCGAGGTCGAACGCCGGGTCGAGCGATTCCAGGAGGCCGCCCAGAGAGCCGGTCTCAAGCTCACCCACCAGCGGCTTGAGATCTTCCGCGAGGTCGCCGCGAGTCTGGAACATCCGAGTGCCGAGGCGGTGCTGAAGGCGCTCCGGCCCCGGATGCGCACGGTCTCGCTCGACACGGTGTACCGGACGCTCTGGCTGCTCAACGACTTGGGTCTCGTCTCGACGCTCGAGCCGAAGCGCGGGAGAGTACGCTTCGACGCCAACCTCAGCCACCACCATCACTACATCTGCGTGCGCTGCGGGCTGGCGCGCGACTTCGAGAGCCAGAAACTCAATGCCCTCCGCATCCCCCCCTCGGTGAAGGAGTTGGGCAGCATCGTCGGGACGCACGTGGAAGTACACGGCGTCTGCAGCCGTTGCGCGAAGGAGCAGACCACAGAAGCCAAGAGCAAGAAACCCAAAAAGCCGAAAGGCAGGAAGAGGAGTAAGACATGAGTTCCGAAGCAGGCAAGTCGGGCCGGTGCCCGGTGATGCATGGCGTGAGTCCGAATGCGACCTATGCCGGCCGTTCGAATCGGGACTGGTGGCCGAACCAGCTCAATCTGGGCATTCTGCACCAGCACGCACCCGCATCCAACCCGATGGGAGCGGACTATGATTATGCCCGGGAGTTCAAGAAGCTCGATTATCAGGCGCTGAAGAAGGATCTGCTGTCGCTGATGACCGACTCGCAGGGCTGGTGGCCGGCGGACTGGGGCCACTACGGACCGCTGCTCATCCGTATGGCGTGGCACAGCGCCGGTACGTATCGCATCGGTGACGGCCGTGGCGGCGCGTCCTCGGGCGCGCAGCGCTTCGCTCCACTCGGCAGTTGGCCGGACAACGCCAACTTGGACAAGGCGCGCCGCCTACTCTGGCCGATCAAGAGGAAGTACGGTAAGAAGATCTCCTGGGCCGATCTGATGATCCTGGCCGGCAACGTGGCGCTGGAGTCGATGGGATTCAAGACCTTCGGATTCGGCGGCGGACGCGTGGATGTGTGGGCGCCCGAGGAGGACATCTACTGGGGCAGCGAAGACACCTGGCTGGGCGACAAGCGCTACAGCGGTGATCGCAATCTCGAAAACCCGCTGGCCGCGGTGCAGATGGGTTTGATCTACGTCAACCCGGAGGGCCCAAACGGCAACCCCGATCCGATCGCCGCGGCGCGGGATATACGCGAGACGTTCGCCCGAATGGCGATGAACGACGAGGAAACGGTGGCGCTCATCGCGGGCGGCCACACCTTCGGCAAGACCCATGGTGCCGGTGATGCGAAACACGTGGGGCCCGAACCCGAAGCGGCCGGCCTCGCGGAGCAGGGCCTGGGCTGGAAGAGCAGCTTCGGCACCGGCAAGGGGGGCGACACGATCACCAGCGGCCTGGAAGTCATCTGGACCACTACGCCGACGAAGTGGACCAGCAACTTCTTCTGGAACCTGTTCGGTTATGAATGGGAACTCACAAAGAGCCCGGCCGGTGCGCACCAATGGCAGCCGAAGGGCGGTGCCGGCGCCGGTACCGTGCCCGATGCGCACGATCCGTCGAAGCGTCACGCGCCCTCCATGCTGACCACGGACCTCGCTCTGCGGTTCGACCCGGCCTATGAGAAGATCTCGCGGCGCTTCATGGAGAACCCGGATCAGTTCGCCGATGCCTTCGCCCGAGCGTGGTTCAAACTCACGCACCGTGACATGGGCCCGCGCGCACGCTATCTCGGTCCCGAGGTACCGACCGAAGAGCTCATCTGGCAGGACCCAATCCCCGCCGTCAACCACAAGCTGATGGACGCACAGGACATCGTCTCCCTAAAAAGCAAGATCCTGGCATCAGGTCTGTCTGTCTCGGAACTGGTATACACGGCGTGGTCTTCGGCTTCGAGCTTCCGTGGCTCGGACAAGCGCGGTGGCGCCAATGGCTCACGCCTCCGTCTGGCGCCGCAAAAGGACTGGGAAGCCAACCAGCCGGCGCAACTCGCGAAAGTGCTCGCCAAGCTCGAAGGCATTCAGAAGGAGTTCAATGCCGCCGCCACCGGCGGGAAGAGAGTCTCGCTGGCGGACTTGATCGTCCTCGGTGGGTGTGCCGCGGTCGAGCAGGCGGCGAAGAAGGCCGGCATCGACGTGGAGGTGCCTTTCGCGCCCGGACGCATGGACGCGACGCAGGAGCAGACTGACGTAGACTCCTTCGCCGTACTGGAGCCCGTCGCCGATGGCTTTCGCAACTACCTCAAGCCCGGCCTGCCGGTGCGCGCCGAGGAGTTGTTGGTCGACCGCGCGCAACTGCTGAGTCTGACCGTTCCGGAGATGACCGTCCTCGTCGGCGGCATGCGCACGCTGGGCGCGAACTTCGACCGTGCGCCCCACGGTGTCTTCACGAAGCGGACGCAGACTTTGACCAACGACTTCTTCGTGAACCTGCTCGACATGAACACGGATTGGAAGGCGGTCTCGGACGCTGAAGCGGTGTTTGAGGGACGCGACCGCGCCACGGGCGAACGGAAGTGGACCGGAACCCGGGTCGATCTCATCTTCGGCTCCAACGCGCAGTTGCGCGCCATCGCCGAGGTCTATGCCTGCGACGACGCGCAGGAGAAGTTCGTGCGCGACTTCATCGCCGCGTGGGTCAAGGTGATGAACCTCGACCGCTTCGACCTGGTCTCATCGCGGTGACAATCTCGGCCCGTTCGGCCCGGTGCCCGATCCGCGTGAGGAAGAGTCAGGTTCCAGGGCATCACGACCGGCCACGACTCCGCTCGCGATATCAGGAAGGGCCCCAATCTCGGGGCCCTTCTTCTCGAGAATCGTGTGGGGGGGTTGACCTGCCTCACGGATTGTACCACTCTTCCTGCAGGTTGCTGAAGAAGAGCAACCATTGTCATTCCGAGTCCCGCCGCTCTTTGGCGGGGCGAGGAATCTGCCTTCCTTTCATGGGGAAAACAGCAGATCCCTCGTCCGCCATGGGCGGACTCGGGATGACAATTGGGCGCAAACGATCACTTCCATGCGTTCTTCAGCAACCTGCCAGGACTGTCCCGCTATTTGGTCTTGCTCCCATTACCGGTCCGGCTCATGCACGACTTTCCAGGGCCTGCTCCATGACGGTACGTTCGCGCCCATTCGGCTCTTGCCGGCGAACGACTTGGCAGGGTGCTGAAGAACGCCACAGAACCCCGGAAGAGCGGTTTTGTCATGCAGCGAAGCGATGGGACCTTCGCTGCGCACAGGACGGCGACCTCGGCTTCGTGGTGCCAAGAAACGGGCCTCGTGAAGGACCCTGGCGCAATTCCAGCGGGGTAGCTATCATTGCAGACGATAGAGACAGCTTCTGAGGAGAGCGCGTCATCGGCAGATCTTGCGCCACTTGCAGCGGGGCGAATATCCTCGCACGGTCACGGCGGAAAGGCGGGATGTGATGCTCAGATCCAGAAATCTCTTCGCAGGTCTGTCCGCCGTTGTGTTGGTCTTCACCGTGGGCTGCTCCGGGCCGAACAAGTCCGACGGCGAGGTATTCCGATATCCGCTCACAACAGGGGACGCTTGGCAGTATCAACGAGCATTTGTGAGCAGAGATCTCCAGGGGGAAAAGCTCGACACCATGGATATCTATCAGCTCTCGGTCAGAGTGGCAGGGAAGGACTCGATGCGCGTGTCCCCACCGGCGATGAGAATCCATGCTGAGTTGCGAGAGGGTTCGCGCATCTGGGGCGCTGAGGCCATCTACCAGAACAAGATCGACGGGCTCTATTGCCTGGCTCTGTCTGATACCGGGCATGCGACGTTCCACGCCCGCCCCAAGGGGCGCCCCAATTCTCATCTTGGTCTCACAGAAGTCTGGCCTCTCCCCTGCGTCGTATCGGGGTTAGGTTCTGGAGACAATGCGCAAACCGCTCACAGTTCTGGCTGGACCTGGTACGATCCGCCACTGCTCGTTCTGCGATACCCACTTGAGGGGAAGTGGCGTTATCGAGACGCCGAAGGCCCCGAACCAAGCGTCACCATAGACAAAGAGGTCCTGGGTCGAGATACGATTGGTGTCCCAGCAGGGGCGTTCGACTGTTACGAAATCGCATGGCGCTACAACGGTGTCGCGGGGGTCGAGGCCATCGAACATGTGACAACAACCGGATTGGTCAGGCGTGCCTTCCGCGTTCTTCTGTCCGATCCGGATTCGACAGAGGTCACTGACATAACCGAGTTGCTCCACTACACGCCCGGTCGCATCGCCAAGTAGCCCCGGGCTGCACGCCTTCAGAGCACCCGCAAGGGGCTGAAGCCCCTTGTCCGCTGGAGTGAGTCGTCGGATCGGTATGACGTGCCATACCCGTGAAGGACAGACGAGCCCACGGGTCTGAAGGGCGTGTTGAAAAGCCACCGTTTCCGTGGCGCCGGGTGCCCACACCCGGCGCAAGTGGCTGTGCATCAGCGGTCGGGTGTGGGCACCCGACCGCACATGTGCGGAATTGGGAGGTTTTTCATCAAGCCCTGATGACCCGTGGCACACAGAAAATATGTCAGGAGCTCAGTTCGACTTTCCTCGACTACGCTCGGAAGAGTCGGTCGCCGCGGGCAGGGCTTTTGACCTAAGAGCTTGTGACTTTCCAGCGGTCGCGGGAGTAGATCAGGTCGCGCAGGGAGCCCTTCCCCTTTTTGGCCGTGTAGTCGACGACCTGTCTGGTCAGCATCCCGTCATAAGTGGGACGCTCGACATCGCGGAAGACACCGATGGCAGTGGGGAAATCGGCGCCGAGCTCACGGGACAGCAGATAGGCCAGAGAGGAATCGCCCGCCTTCTCGTCATGTACGAGGAGATCTGATTCCGACACACCCGGTCCCGGCGTCACGACTTCGAGACGGAAGCCGGACAAACGCAGTCCCTTGTCGAGATTCTTGCCGAAGACCAGTGGCTGGCCATGCTTGAGTTCCAGAAGGCGGTCGTCGCGGACTTCCTTGGCGGTCAGATGCTCCCAGGCGCCGTCATTGAAGATGTTGCAGTTCTGCAGGACCTCGACAAAGGCGATTCCCTTGTGCAGGGCGGCGCGACGGAGGATCTCCTGCAAGTGGGTTGTCTCGGTGTCGATGGCGCGGGCGACGAATGTCGCCTCGGCGGCAACCGCGAATGAGACAGGATGGATCGGTTGCTCGATGGAGCCGTATGGTGTCGACTTGGTGACCTTGCCGATCTCGGACGTGGGAGAGGTTTGCCCCTTGGTGAGGCCGTAGATGCGGTTGTTGAAGAGGACGATCTTGATGTCGACGTTGCGGCGCAAGGTGTGCAGCATGTGGTTGCCGCCGATGGAAAGACCATCGCCGTCGCCGGTCATCACCCACACCGACAGATCGGGATTGGCGCACTTGATCCCGGTGGCAATCGCCGGCGCGCGGCCATGGATCGTGTGGAAGCCATAGGTGTTCATGTAGTACGGGAATCGGGAGGAACAACCGATCCCGGAGACGAACACCAGCTTCTCGCGGGGGATGCCGAGCTCGGCGAGCATGCGTTGGGTCTGGGCCAGGATGCTGTAGTCGCCGCAGCCGGGGCACCAGCGGACATCCTGGTCGGAGACGTAGTCCTGGCGGGCGGGCTTGATGGAGGCGGCGGTCGTTTGCTTGGAGGCTGTCATGGTTCTCAATCCGTTCGCTTATCTATGTCCGTCAGTCCTCGGGCTGACGTTTGCCCGCTCAGGCGGGCAATGTCGTTATCGACCCCGGCAACAGACGGACCCTTCGGGTCCGAGGTCAGCCCAAGGGCTGACCCGCACTCCTTCTGCACCCCCCATCACTTGTCATCCCGAGTCCGCCCATGGCGGACGAGGGATCTGCTGTTATTGGCGAGTCCCCACACAGCAGATTCTTCACGGCATCCCCGCCTGAAGGCAGGGACTTGTTCAGAATGACAAGTCGTGGCGGTTGTGTGCCGGCCTCGTGACATCTTCACACCAACTCCTCAATCTTGTTCTGAATCTCGGTCGTCTGGAACGGCCGTCCCTGGACCTTGTTCAGGCCGATCACCGGCAGGCCGTATTCGCCGCGCAACAACAAGCGCAGTTGGCCGAGGTTCAATTCCGGGACGAGGGCTGTTTCAAACCGCTTGAGGATTTCCCCCAAATCGTTCGGGAACGGCCACAGGTGGCGCAGGTGTACGTATGAAACCTTCTTCCCCCGGGCGCGGACCGCTTCGACTGCCGTGGTGATGGTACCGGCGGTCGAGCCCCAGCCGACGATCAGCAATTGGCCCTTCTTTTCGCCGATGATCTCGGTGGGCGGTATCTCCTGCGCGATGCGGCGGACCTTCTCGGCGCGCAGGCGTACCATCCGCTCATGGTTGAGCGGATCATAGCTGACATTTCCGGTCACATCTTCCTTTTCCAGCCCGCCGATCCGATGCTCCAGACCGGGAGTACCGGGAAGAACCCACGGTCGGGAGAGCGTCTTGGGATCGCGTCTGTATGGATGGAACTCGGAGGAACCGACGGTGTGGTCCATCGTGATCTTGGGCAGATGTTCGATGTCCGGCAGTTTCCACGGTTCCGAGGAGTTGGCCAGAAAACCATCGGTGAGCAGATAGACCGGGGTCATGTATTTGACGGCGATGCGCACCGCTTCGATCGCCGTTGGGAAGCAGTCGGCGGGAGTCGCGGGGGCGAGCACCGCAACCGGGCATTCGCCGTTGCGACCGACTGCGGCCTGCAGCAGATCGGTTTGCTCGGCTTTGGTGGGCATCCCGGTCGACGGACCGGCGCGTTGCACGTTGATGATGATCAGAGGGACCTCGGCCATCACGGCCAGCCCGACGGCCTCGGATTTCAGTGCGGCGCCGGGGCCGCTGGTTCCGGTCACGCCGATCTGCCCCGCATAGGAAGCGCCAATCGTGGCGCACACGGCGGCGATCTCATCTTCCGCCTGGAAGGTCCGTACGCCGAAGTTCTTGTGACGCGCCAACTCGTGCAGCATGTCGGAGGCGGGTGTGATCGGGTAGGAGCCATAGAACAACGGCGTATCGGCCAGTTGCGAGGCGGTCACCAGACCGAGCACCATCGCCTCGGTCCCGGTGATGTTGCGATACTCACCCGGCGGCAGCGCTGCCTTGCGCACGGTGTAGTGGCTGCTGAATATCTCCGTCGTGTCCGCGTAGTTGTATCCTGAGCGGAGCGCCGTCTGATTGGCCTCGACCACGTCCGGGAGTTTGGCGAACTTGTCGGCGATCCAATTCAGCGTGGGTTCGAGGGGACGATCGAAGAGCCAGTAGACGACTCCCAGCGCGTAGAAGTTGCGGCACTTGTTGCGCTCCTTGGGTGTCAGCGGCGAGCTCTCCAGCGCCTTCGAGTTCAGTTGATTGACGGGAATCGAGATCACGCGGTAGGCGCCGAGCGAACCATCCTCCAGGGGATTGGCGGCATACCCCGCCTTCTTCAAGTTCGTGCCGGAGAAGTTGTCGGAGTTGACGATGAGGATGCCGCCGGTCGTGAGGTCTTTGAGATTGACCTTCAAGGCAGCCGGATTCAAGGCCACCAGGACATCGGGCATGTCGCCCGGCGTGTGGATCGGCTTTTCGGAAAAGCTGATCTGGAAGTTGGAGACACCGGGCAGCGTCCCCGCCGGGGCGCGAATCTCCGCCGGATAGTCTGGGAGCGTGCCAAAATCCGATCCCGCCACCGCCGTGGCCAGGGTGAACTGGTTGCCGGACAATTGGATGCCGTCGCCGGAATCGCCGGCGAAACGGATCGTGACGCGTTCGACTACTTCCGGTGGTTGGGTGGCCTTACGGCTCTTGGGCGATTTTGTGGTCACGTGGATGTTCCTCAAGGCAGTGTGCTCGAAACGCAGGGACCTTTCCTGCAAAGCGCGTTCAACATAATGCCAACAACAGTCACGGGGCAATGTTTCCAAGGCGGACATACATGGCTTTTTGCGTCTTTTTTGCCGTATAGTTGTGCGTCACGTCCCCCACCCCAGCCCTCCCCGCCCGCGGGGAGGGAGCAATGGTTCTCCCCCCGTAGACGGGGGGAGTTAGAGGGGGGGCGGACCATTCTGCTCACCGTGACATACGATATCCACGCGAGGACAAGGGGCTTCCGCCCCTTGCGACGCCCGCCACGATCAGACGATGGGATTGTCCGAGTGACACGAATCGGCTTAATTGGGGGGGCATATTCAACACGGAGGACCGATGGACCGCGAAGAACCATACAAGATCGTCGACTGCAACATCCATCCCACCGCCAAGATATTTTCCCCAGTGAATCTCTACGGATGCACGATCGGGAGAGACTGCATGGTCGGACCGTTCACCGAGATTCAGCGCGGGGCCAAGATCGGCGACCGCACGCGGGTGCAGTCACACGCCTTCATCTGCGAGATGGTGACGATTGAGGAGGACTGCTTCATCTCGCATGGTGTGATGTTCACCAACGACCGCATGCCGCCATTGCCGCGCGAGAAGTGGGAGGCGACCGTGGTCAAGCGCAAAGCGATGATCGGGACCGGGGCGGTGCTGTTGCCGGTCGTCATCGGCGAGGGCGCGGTGGTCGGCGCCGGGGCGGTGGTGACGAAGAATGTCCCCGACTACGCGGTCGTGGTCGGCAACCCGGCGCGGGTGCTGCGGATGTTGCGGTAGGGGCTTTCTTCTACTCTGCTGTTGGAGTGCCACACACACTGCGAGGACTATTCATGTCTCAAGACGGAGCCTCATCCCCATGACAGTGGTAGGCGCCGTCAAGGAAACCGACAGCGATGCCGAGGTCATGGCAGCCGTTTCGAACGACGGTGCCGGTACGTACGGGTATGGCGTGGGATGCGTATGAGGCGGAGTATCACGATGACCGAGAACGTCCTGGAACTCTCCGAGGAACAAACATGCAACTACGGGAACAACGATCTTCGGCAGTCTTGGCCCGGTGGTCATTCTTACCCCCTCTGGTCGAGCGCTCCATCGCGAGCGAGCAATCAGAATTCCTACGTCCTCCCTTCCTTTCTGTTTGCCGAATGGTGCTGAGGGTCGACCCTGTGAGCTCGGATCACCATCCCACGGTGTGCCACGCACAAACTTGTTTGTGCGTGTCGGCGACATGACCAAGAGAGCACGCACATGCCCCCGACGCGGCTGCGTCGGGGGCCTGTGCATGGCACCCAAGTGGATGCTGTAGGGGCCGTTCGTGAACGGCCCGCGGGCGCATCTCGATGCGCCCCTACACTGTGGCTGAGGCAGGTTGCGACACCAGCCCCCGCGCGTGGTCGTAGCCGCGCTGGAGGGCTTTCAGATTCACGTCTTCGGTGCCGCGGGGGATCGAGTCCTTCACCGCCTTCTCGACCGATTCATACGACAGCCAGCCGGTGATCCCGGCGAAGGCGCCGATCATCACGACATTTTGATATAGGGCGCGGCCGATCTCCTCGGCGATGCGGGTGGCGGGGATGGCATAGGTGCGCCAGCCGGACGGACGGTCAGCGCGCAGCTTGACCATATCTTCTTCGTAGATGAGGAGGCCATCGGGGCGCAACTGCGGTCCGAAGAGCTCATAGGCATCCTGATTGAAGGCGACCAGGATCGAGGCGGTCTTGACGTAGGGATAGGCGATCTCGCCTTCGTCGACGATCAACTGGGCGGCGCAGGCGGAACCGCGCGCCTCGGGGCCGAACGACTGGATCATCGTCGCATGGTAGCGGTCGAAGATCGAGGCGGCCTTGCCGAGGATGATACCGGCCATGATGACGCCCTGGCCGCCGAAGCCGGCAATCTTGATTTCGGCGCGATTCATCCCACCACCCCTTTCCAGGTATCGGGGAGGACATAGCGATCGCCCAGCGACCGGCGTAACGCGCCGATCTGCGTCACGAAGTAGGACGGACGCTCGATGTCGACGAAGCTCCCGCAAACGATCGGACTGTCCATCGTCAGCGCGCATTCACGCGTGTCGGCGCCGTTCTTGACGACGCTGCGCGTGTGGTACGATTCATACATCGCCAACCCATCGCCGAGACGGTTGCGCCGTCCAAAGAGAGTCGGACATGGGGCGATCACTTCGACGAAGGTGAACCCCGGCTTCTTCATCGCCTCGCGAATCGCCTTGGTCAGTTGGCGGACATGATAGACGGTCCAGCGGGCGACATAGACGGCGCCGGCGGCTTCGGCGAGGTTGGGCAGATTGAACGGTTTCTCGGCGGCGCCATATGGCGTTGTCGAGGCCGCGGCCCATTCGGGCGTGGTTGGTGCCACCTGGCCGCCGGTCATGCCGTAGTTGAAATTGTTCACGCAGATCACGGTCATGTCGACGTTGCGCCGCGCCGCATGAATGAAATGGTTGCCGCCGATGGCGAAGAGATCGCCATCGCCTGAGTAGACGACGACGGTGGTCTCCGGGTGGGCCAGTTTCAACCCGGTGGCAAAGGGAATGGCGCGGCCATGCGTGGTGTGGAACGAATCGAGCCGCAGATACCCGGCGACACGCCCGGTGCAGCCGATGCCGGAAACGATCGCAATCTGATCGTGCGGGATGCCGAGCTCATCGACGGCACGGGTGAAGCAGTTGACCGAGGTGCCGATGCCGCAGCCGGGACACCAGATGTGCGGCATGCGCTCCATGCGCAGCCATTCCTCCACCGGATGGTGCTCACCGGGAACCAGCGGCGTCGACGGTGTCGCTATCGAACAGGTCTCGTTCATCGGCAGACCTCGCGGATGGCGGCATAGATGGTGTCGGGGTCATGCACCGCGCCGCCGGCATTGGGAACATGGCGAACCGGGCAACGTCCGGCGACGGCGCGTTCGACCTCGCGGACCATCTGCCCCATGTTCATCTCGGGGACGACGAACCCGCGCACCCGTCCGGCCAACGCGCGAATGCGTGAACCGGCGAACGGCCAGACTGTGATCAAACGCAACAGACCGACCTTGTGCCCCTCGGCACGGGCGCGATCCACCGCCGGATGGCAGACACGTGCGGTGATGCCATAGGACACGACGACGACCTCGGCATCGTCGACGTGGTCCTCTTCCAGAATGATGATCTCGTCGCGGCGGTCGCGGATCTTGGCAATCAGCCGTTCCACCAACTTTGTCTGGGCGGCGGCATTCATCGCCGGGTAGCCGCGTTCATCGTGCGTCAAACCGGTGATGTGCGGGTAGTGCCCGAGACCGACCTTGGTCATCGGCGGGACTAAACCGCCCGGCTCGCACTCTTCGAGACTGTAGGGCCAGTATTGCTCCCCCGGGCCCTTGTCGGTGAAGCGGCGCGGCTCGATTTCAATCTGCTCCGCCGGTGGGATCTCAACACGTTCGAGCATGTGCCCGACGCATTCG from Candidatus Zixiibacteriota bacterium includes the following:
- a CDS encoding Fur family transcriptional regulator, producing MRVEEAEVERRVERFQEAAQRAGLKLTHQRLEIFREVAASLEHPSAEAVLKALRPRMRTVSLDTVYRTLWLLNDLGLVSTLEPKRGRVRFDANLSHHHHYICVRCGLARDFESQKLNALRIPPSVKELGSIVGTHVEVHGVCSRCAKEQTTEAKSKKPKKPKGRKRSKT
- the katG gene encoding catalase/peroxidase HPI — encoded protein: MSSEAGKSGRCPVMHGVSPNATYAGRSNRDWWPNQLNLGILHQHAPASNPMGADYDYAREFKKLDYQALKKDLLSLMTDSQGWWPADWGHYGPLLIRMAWHSAGTYRIGDGRGGASSGAQRFAPLGSWPDNANLDKARRLLWPIKRKYGKKISWADLMILAGNVALESMGFKTFGFGGGRVDVWAPEEDIYWGSEDTWLGDKRYSGDRNLENPLAAVQMGLIYVNPEGPNGNPDPIAAARDIRETFARMAMNDEETVALIAGGHTFGKTHGAGDAKHVGPEPEAAGLAEQGLGWKSSFGTGKGGDTITSGLEVIWTTTPTKWTSNFFWNLFGYEWELTKSPAGAHQWQPKGGAGAGTVPDAHDPSKRHAPSMLTTDLALRFDPAYEKISRRFMENPDQFADAFARAWFKLTHRDMGPRARYLGPEVPTEELIWQDPIPAVNHKLMDAQDIVSLKSKILASGLSVSELVYTAWSSASSFRGSDKRGGANGSRLRLAPQKDWEANQPAQLAKVLAKLEGIQKEFNAAATGGKRVSLADLIVLGGCAAVEQAAKKAGIDVEVPFAPGRMDATQEQTDVDSFAVLEPVADGFRNYLKPGLPVRAEELLVDRAQLLSLTVPEMTVLVGGMRTLGANFDRAPHGVFTKRTQTLTNDFFVNLLDMNTDWKAVSDAEAVFEGRDRATGERKWTGTRVDLIFGSNAQLRAIAEVYACDDAQEKFVRDFIAAWVKVMNLDRFDLVSSR
- a CDS encoding 2-oxoacid:ferredoxin oxidoreductase subunit beta, encoding MTASKQTTAASIKPARQDYVSDQDVRWCPGCGDYSILAQTQRMLAELGIPREKLVFVSGIGCSSRFPYYMNTYGFHTIHGRAPAIATGIKCANPDLSVWVMTGDGDGLSIGGNHMLHTLRRNVDIKIVLFNNRIYGLTKGQTSPTSEIGKVTKSTPYGSIEQPIHPVSFAVAAEATFVARAIDTETTHLQEILRRAALHKGIAFVEVLQNCNIFNDGAWEHLTAKEVRDDRLLELKHGQPLVFGKNLDKGLRLSGFRLEVVTPGPGVSESDLLVHDEKAGDSSLAYLLSRELGADFPTAIGVFRDVERPTYDGMLTRQVVDYTAKKGKGSLRDLIYSRDRWKVTSS
- a CDS encoding 2-oxoacid:acceptor oxidoreductase subunit alpha; protein product: MTTKSPKSRKATQPPEVVERVTIRFAGDSGDGIQLSGNQFTLATAVAGSDFGTLPDYPAEIRAPAGTLPGVSNFQISFSEKPIHTPGDMPDVLVALNPAALKVNLKDLTTGGILIVNSDNFSGTNLKKAGYAANPLEDGSLGAYRVISIPVNQLNSKALESSPLTPKERNKCRNFYALGVVYWLFDRPLEPTLNWIADKFAKLPDVVEANQTALRSGYNYADTTEIFSSHYTVRKAALPPGEYRNITGTEAMVLGLVTASQLADTPLFYGSYPITPASDMLHELARHKNFGVRTFQAEDEIAAVCATIGASYAGQIGVTGTSGPGAALKSEAVGLAVMAEVPLIIINVQRAGPSTGMPTKAEQTDLLQAAVGRNGECPVAVLAPATPADCFPTAIEAVRIAVKYMTPVYLLTDGFLANSSEPWKLPDIEHLPKITMDHTVGSSEFHPYRRDPKTLSRPWVLPGTPGLEHRIGGLEKEDVTGNVSYDPLNHERMVRLRAEKVRRIAQEIPPTEIIGEKKGQLLIVGWGSTAGTITTAVEAVRARGKKVSYVHLRHLWPFPNDLGEILKRFETALVPELNLGQLRLLLRGEYGLPVIGLNKVQGRPFQTTEIQNKIEELV
- a CDS encoding acyltransferase, encoding MDREEPYKIVDCNIHPTAKIFSPVNLYGCTIGRDCMVGPFTEIQRGAKIGDRTRVQSHAFICEMVTIEEDCFISHGVMFTNDRMPPLPREKWEATVVKRKAMIGTGAVLLPVVIGEGAVVGAGAVVTKNVPDYAVVVGNPARVLRMLR
- a CDS encoding 2-oxoacid:acceptor oxidoreductase family protein, giving the protein MNRAEIKIAGFGGQGVIMAGIILGKAASIFDRYHATMIQSFGPEARGSACAAQLIVDEGEIAYPYVKTASILVAFNQDAYELFGPQLRPDGLLIYEEDMVKLRADRPSGWRTYAIPATRIAEEIGRALYQNVVMIGAFAGITGWLSYESVEKAVKDSIPRGTEDVNLKALQRGYDHARGLVSQPASATV
- a CDS encoding 2-oxoacid:ferredoxin oxidoreductase subunit beta, whose translation is MNETCSIATPSTPLVPGEHHPVEEWLRMERMPHIWCPGCGIGTSVNCFTRAVDELGIPHDQIAIVSGIGCTGRVAGYLRLDSFHTTHGRAIPFATGLKLAHPETTVVVYSGDGDLFAIGGNHFIHAARRNVDMTVICVNNFNYGMTGGQVAPTTPEWAAASTTPYGAAEKPFNLPNLAEAAGAVYVARWTVYHVRQLTKAIREAMKKPGFTFVEVIAPCPTLFGRRNRLGDGLAMYESYHTRSVVKNGADTRECALTMDSPIVCGSFVDIERPSYFVTQIGALRRSLGDRYVLPDTWKGVVG
- a CDS encoding 2-oxoacid:acceptor oxidoreductase subunit alpha, which produces MGADPRGVLTGTHFLDGDHAAAEGALAAGANFSAGYPITPSTEVVERLAVRFPKTGGVFIQMEDELAASIAIQGAVWGGAKAITVTSGPGFSLMMEHLGYGVITETPFVLIDVQRGGPSTGLPTLPGQADMMQARWGSHGDYEIIALAPQSPQECFDLTIKAFNFSEKLRTPVLLMMDECVGHMLERVEIPPAEQIEIEPRRFTDKGPGEQYWPYSLEECEPGGLVPPMTKVGLGHYPHITGLTHDERGYPAMNAAAQTKLVERLIAKIRDRRDEIIILEEDHVDDAEVVVVSYGITARVCHPAVDRARAEGHKVGLLRLITVWPFAGSRIRALAGRVRGFVVPEMNMGQMVREVERAVAGRCPVRHVPNAGGAVHDPDTIYAAIREVCR